Proteins encoded within one genomic window of Besnoitia besnoiti strain Bb-Ger1 chromosome II, whole genome shotgun sequence:
- a CDS encoding Toxoplasma gondii family D protein (encoded by transcript BESB_036400), translating to MARLCLAALAFGTLALSASGNPPPMVLSKKEAPPPVVKQEVCETVPYQVQATCYKDVTKKEAYSCPETLEKEVCKNVPVQVPDTCYKQVSQQVAYSCPQTQHKTECYEVANTCTKTEYATEAYECGKEHCKAVPVQVPDTCYKTVQEQQAYPCQKTKAEQFCAEVPYTVAKTCFKEDVKTVPYTCSKTEYKQQCRKVPFQVDNTCYKTVMQAQEYPCTKTAYEDSCSDVAVQVPDTCYKPVAQQKPYKCKKTMTRQQCTKVPVEVPSTCSKTVMTKEAYDCSKTEYKTECTEEVAQVPCVGKECKLRQLKKQRVCRQVPFTSKNVCYKEVPTTQSYKCSKTEYTEQCQEVPYEVPDTCYETITVQQPYKCSKTEYKQQCKKVPVEVPHTCTKQVPVQEAYSCPKTEYKQECQDVPVQVPDTCYKQEAIKVPYSCPETKYQSKCETKMVPYEDTCYKTVPVKQAYTCSKTVMEQQCAFVSKTCQKKVPTQVQYPCPKKECKQVAFQVEKTCYKSVPTQEAYKCSKTVFENQCSTQSYTVPKTCYKDHVKQQAYPCMETKYRTQCKTKKAVAPPPPPVMLSKKGM from the coding sequence ATGGCGCGTCTTTGTCTTGCTGCACTTGCTTTCGGGACGCTGGCCCTGTCGGCCAGCGGCAACCCTCCGCCAATGGTTTTGAGCAAGAAAGAGGCTCCTCCCCCCGTGGTCAAACAGGAGGTGTGCGAAACAGTACCCTACCAAGTGCAGGCCACCTGCTACAAGGATGTGACAAAGAAGGAGGCCTACTCTTGCCCGGAGACACTTGAGAAGGAGGTTTGCAAAAACGTGCCTGTTCAGGTTCCAGACACCTGCTACAAGCAGGTCTCCCAGCAGGTTGCATACTCctgcccgcagacgcagcacaAAACTGAGTGCTACGAAGTGGCCAACACTTGCACCAAGACTGAGTATGCCACAGAGGCATACGAATGCGGAAAGGAGCACTGCAAGGCTGTGCCGGTCCAGGTGCCAGACACCTGTTACAAAACTGTCCAGGAACAGCAGGCGTACCCGTGCCAGAAAACCAAGGCTGAGCAATTCTGCGCGGAAGTGCCCTACACTGTGGCCAAGACATGCTTCAAGGAGGATGTGAAGACAGTGCCATACACTTGCTCCAAGACCGAATACAAGCAGCAGTGCAGGAAGGTCCCGTTCCAGGTGGACAACACGTGCTACAAGACCGTCATGCAGGCTCAGGAGTATCCGTGCACAAAGACTGCGTACGAAGACAGCTGCTCTGACGTTGCGGTGCAGGTCCCCGATACTTGCTACAAGCCAGTAGCACAGCAGAAGCCCTACAAGTGCAAGAAGACCATGACCAGACAGCAGTGCACCAAGGTTCCAGTTGAGGTCCCGAGCACCTGTAGCAAGACCGTAATGACAAAGGAGGCGTATGACTGCTCGAAGACTGAGTACAAGACCGAATGCACCGAAGAAGTCGCCCAAGTTCCCTGTGTCGGGAAGGAGTGCAAGCTCCGACAGCTCAAGAAGCAGCGTGTCTGCCGCCAGGTCCCCTTCACAAGCAAGAATGTCTGCTATAAGGAGGTGCCGACTACTCAGTCGTACAAGTGTTCGAAAACCGAGTACACAGAGCAGTGCCAAGAAGTGCCTTATGAGGTGCCAGACACCTGCTACGAGACGATCACCGTGCAGCAGCCGTACAAGTGCTCGAAGACTGAATACAAGCAGCAATGCAAAAAGGTCCCTGTTGAGGTTCCACACACCTGTACCAAGCAGGTGCCCGTCCAGGAGGCGTACTCCTGCCCCAAAACGGAATACAAGCAGGAATGCCAGGACGTCCCCGTCCAGGTCCCTGACACCTGCTACAAGCAGGAGGCCATCAAGGTGCCCTACAGCTGCCCCGAGACCAAGTACCAGTCCAAATGCGAAACAAAGATGGTCCCGTATGAGGACACCTGCTACAAGACTGTGCCTGTCAAGCAGGCGTACACGTGCAGCAAGACCGTAATGGAGCAGCAGTGCGCTTTCGTTTCCAAGACTTGCCAGAAAAAGGTGCCGACACAAGTCCAATATCCCTGCCCGAAGAAGGAGTGCAAGCAGGTTGCTTTCCAGGTTGAGAAGACCTGCTACAAATCCGTGCCTACACAGGAGGCCTACAAGTGTTCCAAGACGGTGTTCGAGAACCAGTGCTCTACACAATCGTACACAGTCCCCAAGACCTGCTACAAGGATCACGTCAAACAGCAGGCGTATCCGTGCATGGAAACCAAGTACAGGACACAGtgcaagacgaagaaagccGTCGcacccccgccgcctcccgttATGCTGTCCAAGAAGGGCATGTAA
- a CDS encoding rhoptry protein ROP14 (encoded by transcript BESB_036420) translates to MKQRATLNELNKQVEEHQEAERRKAEEEKAKLLRDKEEMDRTLRQRVQQREEAKKQKDAEDRKIIRRTIKQIEQQKRQELQEKSDYRETVSQQEQQKALVREEEEKREDLRFLQESLRMEKEAESRRIAERQRHVEAHQSRADRIAPTEFADAATRSAIERYNKEQAELDKKQLAHQLEKKQAAIDNAAYLKRQTQERQNLKKAEIEERRKVQQEQEKDARNYKLELEAKEKQKRMENMKQQELLLQQIEEHKRRTDLIVSPTEIKLNRALLEKVKAYRENRPARASERRRSDDTSDSDGS, encoded by the exons ATGAAGCAGCGTGCCACGCTCAATGAACTGAACAAGCAAGTCGAGGAGCACCA GGAAgccgaaagaagaaaagccgaagaggaaaaagccAAGCTTTTACGTGACAAAGAAGAAATGGACCGGACCCTGCGGCAGAGAGTTCAACAACGCGAG GAAGCAAAGAAACagaaggacgcagaggacagaAAAATAATCCGGCGTACAATCAAGCAGATAGAACAGCAGAAACGGCAGGAGCTTCAAGAGAAGTCCGACTACCGGGAGACC GTGAGCCAACAGGAACAACAGAAGGCTCTAGTtagggaagaagaagagaagagagaagatcTACGATTCTTGCAAGAAAGCCTTCGTATGGAAAAGGAGGCCGAGTCGCGGCGTATTGCGGAAAGGCAACGCCATGTGGAAGCTCACCAGAGTCGCGCCGACCGCATTGCGCCAACGGAGTTT gcagacgcagccacACGCAGCGCTATAGAGCGATACAACAAAGAACAGGCGGAGCTTGATAAGAAGCAACTTGCGCACCAGCTGGAGAAAAAACAA GCGGCTATAGACAACGCTGCCTACTTGAAGAGGCAAACCCAGGAGAGGCAAAACCTCAAGAAAGCAGAGATAGAGGAAAGGCGGAAAGTACAGCAAGAGCAGGAAAAAGATGCGAGG AACTATAAGCTGGAGCTGGAGGCGAAAGAAAAGCAGAAACGAATGGAGAATATGAAACAGCAGGAACTCCTGCTTCAGCAGATTGAAGAGCATAAGCGCCGTACAGATCTAATC GTCAGCCCAACTGAAATCAAGTTGAATAGAGCGCTGCTGGAAAAGGTCAAGGCGTACAGGGAGAATAGGCCAGCGAGAGCCTCTGAGCGGCGTCGAAGTGACGATACCTCAGATTCAGATGGGAGCTAA